A region of Arabidopsis thaliana chromosome 5, partial sequence DNA encodes the following proteins:
- the ALF4 gene encoding aberrant root formation protein: MESSIEGSSESTTVTTSPSRRVRELLALCFSSVEEAGGFQDFESFVTELVSCLDSLYENVALDANNELENDVIEEVLDEILKVLSSPQMDQDVIDALSFHLPKVTSKFADISSRCLQLVEEIVDRFVEACNPRDMLSILCEALDAARCYHSASTCSTPLLHGLSKVFILIQRRHYEQLKVAVPIVLNVLKDISLETDVQVEDLFDKALGIASSIRDVSSKLNNEEEAKVRCLLCLYVIQITAIISVSIRDKAASCIPLVIQLEPFLTSCGLTHLGLITGNDTEKLMSTVAGDDDEFITSFPDISLGASLLFICAKISHEVAEAANAVLGSVVDELQNNPVKRWQAYGMLKYILSSGDLLWEFKRHAIEFLLDITKGVTSSQCNDEQIDCSDYTPGIYATLQAVTLLIMYAPDADLRKKTFEALKRVLSDIPAPHRFDVLRALVTNSRSPSMTAILLGLVKDSMSKSSLQDTDCAAVDTHVIELVELVLRPPQGGPPLLPDQSDAVIFSFPISIL, from the exons ATGGAATCGTCCATTGAAGGGAGCTCCGAGTCAACTACTGTCACTACTTCTCCTTCGCGTCGTGTACGAGAACTTTTAGCTTTGTGTTTCAGT TCAGTTGAAGAAGCCGGAGGATTTCAAGACTTTGAGAGTTTTGTGACAGAACTTGTCAGCTGTTTGGATTCTTTGTATGAGAACGTAGCTTTGGATGCTAACAATGAACTGGAGAACGATGTTATTGAAGAAGTATTAgatgaaattttgaaagttttatcaTCTCCTCAAATGGATCAG GATGTTATAGATGCACTGTCATTTCACTTGCCAAAAGTAACTTCCAAGTTTGCAGACATATCAAGCAGATGTTTACAGTTAGTTGAGGAAATCGTTGATCGGTTTGTGGAAGCATGCAATCCACGGGATATGCTTTCAATTCTTTGTGAG GCACTCGATGCTGCACGGTGCTATCATTCAGCCTCCACTTGTTCTACTCCTTTATTGCATGGGCTCTCTAAAG TATTTATTTTGATCCAGAGGCGTCACTACGAGCAATTAAAGGTTGCAGTTCCAATTGTCCTGAACGTTTTGAAGGACATTTCATTGGAAACAGACGTGCAAGTTGAAGATTTATTTGATAAGGCTCTAGGCATTGCCTCTTCAATTCGAGACGTTTCTTCAAAACTG aataacgaagaagaagcaaaagtcCGTTGTCTACTTTGTCTCTATGTGATACAGATAACG GCTATTATTTCAGTTAGCATCAGAGACAAAGCGGCCTCTTGTATTCCTCTGGTGATTCAGTTAGAACCGTTCTTGACATCCTGTGGTTTAACACATCTTGGTTTAATCACGGGGAATGACACTGAAAAATTAATGAGCACGGTTGCTGGAG atgatgatgagtttatCACCTCTTTCCCTGACATCAGCTTGGGTGCATCGCTTTTATTCATCTGTGCAAAGATCTCCCATGAGGTTGCAGAGGCGGCTAATGCGGTTTTAGGAAGTGTTGTTGATGAGCTTCAAAACAATCCAGTGAAAAGGTGGCAAGCTTATGGGATGTTGAAATATATACTTTCCTCTGGAGATCTGCTCTGGGAATTCAAAAGACATGCTATCGAGTTCTTGCTTGACATAACAAAAGGAGTTACTTCATCTCAATGCAATGATGAGCAAATAGATTGTTCGGACTACACGCCTGGCATCTACGCTACTTTACAG GCTGTTACATTACTGATCATGTATGCGCCAGACGCAGATCTGAGGAAAAAGACATTTGAGGCACTGAAGAGG GTTCTTTCTGATATCCCAGCTCCTCATAGGTTTGACGTTTTAAGAGCCCTTGTCACAAATTCCCGGTCTCCTTCAATG ACAGCAATCCTTCTGGGTCTAGTTAAAGACAGCATGAGCAAAAGCAGTTTGCAAGATACAGATTGTGCGGCTGTTGATACGCATGTTATTGAGCTAGTGGAGTTGGTCTTAAGGCCTCCACAGGGAGGTCCTCCACTCCTTCCGGACCAGAGTGATGCGgtgatcttttcttttcctatatcaattctttaa
- the ALF4 gene encoding aberrant root formation protein, whose amino-acid sequence MESSIEGSSESTTVTTSPSRRVRELLALCFSSVEEAGGFQDFESFVTELVSCLDSLYENVALDANNELENDVIEEVLDEILKVLSSPQMDQDVIDALSFHLPKVTSKFADISSRCLQLVEEIVDRFVEACNPRDMLSILCEALDAARCYHSASTCSTPLLHGLSKVFILIQRRHYEQLKVAVPIVLNVLKDISLETDVQVEDLFDKALGIASSIRDVSSKLNNEEEAKVRCLLCLYVIQITAIISVSIRDKAASCIPLVIQLEPFLTSCGLTHLGLITGNDTEKLMSTVAGDDDEFITSFPDISLGASLLFICAKISHEVAEAANAVLGSVVDELQNNPVKRWQAYGMLKYILSSGDLLWEFKRHAIEFLLDITKGVTSSQCNDEQIDCSDYTPGIYATLQAVTLLIMYAPDADLRKKTFEALKRVNKP is encoded by the exons ATGGAATCGTCCATTGAAGGGAGCTCCGAGTCAACTACTGTCACTACTTCTCCTTCGCGTCGTGTACGAGAACTTTTAGCTTTGTGTTTCAGT TCAGTTGAAGAAGCCGGAGGATTTCAAGACTTTGAGAGTTTTGTGACAGAACTTGTCAGCTGTTTGGATTCTTTGTATGAGAACGTAGCTTTGGATGCTAACAATGAACTGGAGAACGATGTTATTGAAGAAGTATTAgatgaaattttgaaagttttatcaTCTCCTCAAATGGATCAG GATGTTATAGATGCACTGTCATTTCACTTGCCAAAAGTAACTTCCAAGTTTGCAGACATATCAAGCAGATGTTTACAGTTAGTTGAGGAAATCGTTGATCGGTTTGTGGAAGCATGCAATCCACGGGATATGCTTTCAATTCTTTGTGAG GCACTCGATGCTGCACGGTGCTATCATTCAGCCTCCACTTGTTCTACTCCTTTATTGCATGGGCTCTCTAAAG TATTTATTTTGATCCAGAGGCGTCACTACGAGCAATTAAAGGTTGCAGTTCCAATTGTCCTGAACGTTTTGAAGGACATTTCATTGGAAACAGACGTGCAAGTTGAAGATTTATTTGATAAGGCTCTAGGCATTGCCTCTTCAATTCGAGACGTTTCTTCAAAACTG aataacgaagaagaagcaaaagtcCGTTGTCTACTTTGTCTCTATGTGATACAGATAACG GCTATTATTTCAGTTAGCATCAGAGACAAAGCGGCCTCTTGTATTCCTCTGGTGATTCAGTTAGAACCGTTCTTGACATCCTGTGGTTTAACACATCTTGGTTTAATCACGGGGAATGACACTGAAAAATTAATGAGCACGGTTGCTGGAG atgatgatgagtttatCACCTCTTTCCCTGACATCAGCTTGGGTGCATCGCTTTTATTCATCTGTGCAAAGATCTCCCATGAGGTTGCAGAGGCGGCTAATGCGGTTTTAGGAAGTGTTGTTGATGAGCTTCAAAACAATCCAGTGAAAAGGTGGCAAGCTTATGGGATGTTGAAATATATACTTTCCTCTGGAGATCTGCTCTGGGAATTCAAAAGACATGCTATCGAGTTCTTGCTTGACATAACAAAAGGAGTTACTTCATCTCAATGCAATGATGAGCAAATAGATTGTTCGGACTACACGCCTGGCATCTACGCTACTTTACAG GCTGTTACATTACTGATCATGTATGCGCCAGACGCAGATCTGAGGAAAAAGACATTTGAGGCACTGAAGAGGGTAAATAAACCTTGa